The following is a genomic window from Candidatus Hydrogenedentota bacterium.
TTTCATCGGGCGCGACGCCGCCCAGCAGCGTGGTGGAGGGAAACAATCGAAACACACCGCCCTCCTGGGCATCCGCACCAAGCAGGCGCGTGTGGCTGAAGCCGATGATCTTGTTGTCGCCGTAGAAGTAACCCGAACGATTGAAGGCCTCCTCGTTGATCAGCAGCGACGCCGTGTCCGGCGCAAGCCGCACCATGCCGAAAGGAACCGTGGCCGCGGGGGAATCGTGGCCGCACATCCACGAATAGCCGCCCGTGGCAATGAAGGGGTCGACACTCTCGCCCAGATTTCCCGGTGTGACGGCGGTTTCCAGCACGCCGGGCTTTGGGCTCACGATAGAGCGGTAGGCACCCCAAACGCCCAGCAAGGCCAGCACCGGAATGGCCAGAATCACCAGCGCCACGATAAGCACCCACTTGAGTATTCGCTTGAATCGTTTCATGGGGCTCCTGTGGGGTTGGCGGGCACTTCGCTATAGTTTACAGGACCGATAGGACGGATACGACCGATTCCATCCGTCCTATCGGTCCTATCCGTCCTACAAAAAAGAGCGCCGGGCAATCCCGGCGCTCTCTGGGTCATTCTGCTTGCGTAGGGCGGCTTACTCTTCGCCGCTCTCTTCTATAACGTCGTCCGGCGTGGAATCGTCTACGTCGCTATCGCCTTCCGCGCCGGCGGTGGCGTCGTCGTCGCTCTCTTCGGGCACGGCCTTGGCCACGGCGCTGACGCGGGCACCTTCCTGCGGGCGCATCACCATCACACCCTGGGTATTGCGGCCTATGGTGCGGATATCCTTCACCGAGGTCCGGATCACGATGCCGTCGGTGGCCACCAGCACCAGCTCGTCGTTATCGTCCACGGTCATCATGCTGACCACGTTGCCGTTGCGCTCCGAGGTCTTGATGTTGATGATGCCGGAGCCGCCGCGGTGCTGCAGGCGATACTCGCCCACCTGCGTCCGCTTGCCGTAGCCGTTTTCCGTCACGCTGAGCACCGTGCGATCATCCTGTGCGAGGGACATGCCCACCACGTAGTCGCCCTCATCCAGACGGATGCCGATGACGCCGCGGGCCGTGCGGCCCATTGGGCGCGCGTCGGTTTCCGGGAAACGGATGGCCATGCCCTTGTACGTGGCGATGAGCACGTTGTCGTTGCCGGAGGTAAGCTGCACGTCCATCAGCTCGTCGCCTTTGTCGATTTCGAGGGCGATGATGCCGGTGGTGCGGGGGTTGCTGTAGGCTTTCAATGCCGTCTTCTTCACCGTGCCCTTCTTGGTCACCATGAAGACGAACTTGTCTTCCTCGTGCAGATCGCGAACCGGCAGGAAGGCCGTCACGGTCTCGTCGCCCGCGAGGCTCAGCAGGTTCACCATGGCGCGACCCCGCGCGGTACGGCTCATTTTCGGCAGCTCGTGAACCTTGCGCCAGTAGACCCGACCCAAGTTGGTGAAGAAGAGCATGTACTGGTGGGCCGATGCGATGAAGAGGTCCTTTACGAAATCTTCATCTTTCGTGTCCATACCGGAAACACCCCGGCCGCCGCGCTTCTGCTTGCGGTAGGTGCTCACGGGAAGGCGCTTGATATAGCCTTCGTTGGAAACGGTCACCACCATGTTTTCGTCGGCGATGAGATCCTCGACGTTGAATTCGCCCTCTTCATCGAGGATGTCGGTGCGGCGCTCGTCACCGTGCTTCTCGCGGACGGCGATGATCTCTTCGCGAACCACGGCGAGAATGTTCTTCTGGCTGGAGAGAATGGTCGTCAGGCGTTCGATCTCTTTCAGCAGTTCTGCATACTCGTTCTGGAGCTCTTCACGCTCCAGCCCGGTAAGCTGACGCAAACGCATGGCCAGAATGGCATTCGCCTGGATGATGGAGAAACCGAAGGCGGCGATCAATTT
Proteins encoded in this region:
- the gyrA gene encoding DNA gyrase subunit A, which gives rise to MARDDIKPIAIEQEMKNSFMDYSMSVIVSRALPDVRDGLKPVHRRILYVMQELGLVKGRSFRKCASIVGETLGNYHPHGDASVYDALVRMAQEWNMRYPLVDSQGNFGSIDGDNAAAYRYTEARMESITADMMADLDKETVDLQENFDQRLKEPTVLPSAFPNLLVNGSYGIAVGMATSCPPHNITEVCNAIVHFIDNPKATPNDLMKYITGPDFPTGGVILGRKGIKDAYRTGRGRLKVRGRVAVETKKDGGQGKQSIIIQEIPYQVNKLRLIESIADLVRSKTIEGITDLRDESDKDGMRVVIELRRGEEPEVVLNQLYKNTQLQATASIIFLALVNNQPKVLNLAELIHYYVEHRAEIVERRTRFLLDKAEARAHILEGLLKAIDHIDEIIKIIRASADRDDARDKLIAAFGFSIIQANAILAMRLRQLTGLEREELQNEYAELLKEIERLTTILSSQKNILAVVREEIIAVREKHGDERRTDILDEEGEFNVEDLIADENMVVTVSNEGYIKRLPVSTYRKQKRGGRGVSGMDTKDEDFVKDLFIASAHQYMLFFTNLGRVYWRKVHELPKMSRTARGRAMVNLLSLAGDETVTAFLPVRDLHEEDKFVFMVTKKGTVKKTALKAYSNPRTTGIIALEIDKGDELMDVQLTSGNDNVLIATYKGMAIRFPETDARPMGRTARGVIGIRLDEGDYVVGMSLAQDDRTVLSVTENGYGKRTQVGEYRLQHRGGSGIINIKTSERNGNVVSMMTVDDNDELVLVATDGIVIRTSVKDIRTIGRNTQGVMVMRPQEGARVSAVAKAVPEESDDDATAGAEGDSDVDDSTPDDVIEESGEE